TGATATGATTCATCTAGAAGCATCCATTTCTAGAATTTAGATACTGCCAACTAACtatttttatgcatattatggaatGCATATATTATTGTATTTATGGGTATAAGGGTAGTTTGCTCTAAAATATGTACATAAACATTCACTGCCGTTGTTAATTGAGGTAATGCACTATCTCTTACTTGACATGTTTTCGTGCTTATTTTCCTTGCTTGGAGTACCTGTTTTATCTTTTGAAAAAATATGgtattaaattagtttagaaatatCTTAGTGGTTAGTGCACTGTAGAGACATCCTTGTTAAATCTTGAGTTTTGAGTCTGTGTAGGAATAACTTGTCTTGTATGCAGGTTAATGAaatggaagaattttttttttggtttaaatCCCAATTCAGAAACTCCAAACTCTTAATCATGTATAGATTCATTATCGAACCTTTGATTCTAGGCTTTGCGAAATGCTTGtaggtttaggattttggaagtgTATTATTTACAAATGTGTCTGTTGGTAATGTATACCACACTGGTAAATTAGGTACTGTTCTATGATCTTGTTCCTGCCGTTCAGATGTTTAAAAGATCAATTTTTTGTACTATCATTTGTTAATATCGATAGTAGATCAAGTTTACTTAAAAAGTGACCAACAAATAATCATCAGAGCTTGTATGGGAGGCTTCATACTGTTGCTATTGCTAGCAAAATTGCAAAGAAGCAGGTCACATTTGTTCAACATTGTTGATTTTGATATACCATGAATTTAGATGATACTAAATTCTCATCGAGGTTACAAAATATCAGTTTTAGAACTAACTGATTGATGTTGACTATGGAAGGATTGATGAGAACGTGGATGACACATTAGCTAATGTGGAGGGAGCACAAGGCGCGCTACTCAAGTATCTCACCAGTATATCCTCTAATAGGTGGTTGATGATGAAGATATTCTTTGTCCTCATGGTTTTCCTTATgatctttttgttttttgttgcaTAATTTTATCCATCTTATCTCTAGTGCGACCATCGTGGTGTCAATGATCTGAGTAAGTTTTCGTTTCccgcaattatttttttttacaaattccATAAGGTTAAGGTCATTTGCTATCTCCCTACCCTTTTTTTAGGGTTGTATTTTCTCCCATACAGGGCACTCGATACTAGTGTTTTCTTAGCACCTGTTGTTGATTTAATGGGAATCAGACCTATAAGATCGAATAAAGCTCTCTTACATACCTCTGTTATTGATTCTGCAGGGTGACAACTTGGTGCTGAGTATATCTGATGATGTATAGCAATTATCTCTTGAACATGAGAATTAATATAGGGATGAATTGTTTGTCACAATTGCTACCTTTGTTTACTACGGTCTTCTATTGGTTATGCAAAGCCAGCCCTCCCACTctcttttttttagaaaatattagatTAGATAATGAATAGATGTTGATCATTATGACTATACACGGATCATAAGAAATGAAAAGATCATACATACTATCATCCAACTTGATCTGCTTCAAATATCGATGCCTACATTTTGCAACGATGTGGAAGTAAATGAAATGGGTGTGTCCTCATGAACCGAGGAATCAGTGTCTTTCTCAAATTGACATGTGACTTGTAAGAATGCGAGCAACCGAAATGGGCTCAATCAAGGAGCAAGAATGAACTATATTGTCATAAATTGCAAACAAGCACCCTCTTCACATGATACAACAATATACGACCAGAACTCATAATTGTTCCAATTAATTTAGTTTAACTATACACATTGTTTTTGTTATTGAGAAGTTCTATAAGGAGTGTCAACGAAAGAAGTCATTGACATTCTGATCAGCCCAATATAGTTTGGACCCATATGCGTAAGGTTGTCAAAGATATCTTTGAGGTGAAAACATCGAGCTCCTGATGTATCACTTACACAAAAATCGAGGTTGAGAGAGGTCTCTCGACCCGATTTCTCCGATGCCCTAGTTATTAACTCGAGATATATGAGCTTGGACACGAGTGGTAAAAAAAGATAACACCCTAAAACAGGTCCACCAATAATAATATCAATCTGCCTCTCCACCAATGGACGTCATACTCGTTGATTAGGGCATTAATggtttttttcttaatattttgatGTTAGAAAGAGAGCATGATGTCGTAAGAACAATCGCCCCCGTTGACCCTCTCAATGAATACTCGAGTGAAGAGACTTTGTCCTTAACTCATAAGACTTTCACCCAATGAGATTATAGCTACCCTTTTTGCACATGGGCGCATCTACATTGACACAAacaatgatgttttactagtatcTATTCAATGACCCATGTATCTCACTTCCAAGGATGATCCCGAGTCACCTACTTATTTTTGTCGAGGTATTCTTAAATCTCACTCAACAAGTACGTACATTAATAGACATGATATCGGTTATCGCTTCGCTTTTACCCTAGTTAACTCAGTAGGCGGTGCCACCAGTGCAGCATTGTCACTAGCTCCACCATGATTAACATCAACATCCATCGATGTTCCCCTACCCAACATAGTCCCAACATTCCAGGAGCACTCGAGACTCGTTGAATTATCGATCGAGGGGGCACTTCAGTCCCAACCGTGGAATTCAATGGATCACACTACTACTCTACCTTGCCTGACTTTGAGGTCCAATCAACGGAGTCGGCACAGTATTCCCTACGAATCCAACTACGGTAAATGGATCGAGGTTTGAAGAAGATATGATGAAAGTTCCAATAATCAAAAGGGGAAGCATTGGTTGATCCCACCTTAGGTCAATCATCATTCACCCAGAAAATCTAGGAGAAATTGATTCTTGGGAACTTATGCCTCCCATTCGTGGAGGCGTTCGATGGTAGTGCCAACCCAACAAAGCATATTATAGTTTTTTGTGTCCAAATGTTATTGTATGATATTTCAGACACACTGATATGTTGCACCTTTCCGACCATGTTAAGAGGCACAGTATGAGAATGGTATACCCGCCTAAAGCCATTTTTCATCAGTTCTTTTGCCTAGCTCACGAAGGCGTTCAAACTTCACTTCCTCAGAAACGTATGACCATAGACATCAGCGACAATGATCCTCGGACTCAAGCAGGGGGAGAAAGAAACGCTCGTAGATTTTATCACTCGGTTCACAAGCGAGATATGGGGCGTGCTAGATGCTCATCCGTCACTCGTAATATAAACCTTCATGATGAGACGTCACTCATAATATAAACCTTCATGATGAATCTAAAGCCCTCTCGTCTTTTCTGGTCATTGATAGAGAGACCACCGATAATTTCACTAGAGGCATTTCAAATGATCAATGAATACATCGCCGTCGAGGTAATGGTTTTAGGCATGCGTGAAGAGTCACGCAAGAGGCTGAAGTAAGAGTGGCCACAATCAGCCCCAACCTTGATGTCACTGCGATGAAGGAGAAACGGACGACCACAATTACCTCGCCTAACGTCCAAACTAACCCTTATAAGTATGACTAGAACTAAAATTTTTCTACAGATAGAAGAGAATGGGCTTTTAGAAGGCCCTCACCGTTGATGACCCAATTGGTAAAAAAGATATATTCAAATACTACTGGTTCCATCGGAATTACGGTCATGACACGGAGAATTGTAGCGACTTGAAAAAGTATATTAAAGAACTTATACATCGGAGACATTTCGGGCGATTTGTCGGAAAGCACGAAGAACTCTCACCGCAACCTCAAGGGCTGGTGGAGAGACAAACTGATATCATCATTAGTGGATCCATCTCGAGAGGTTATCTTTTTTAACCAATCGCGTCTATACCCATATACCTCGAGTTACTAACCTGGGTATCGGAAGGGTCGGATTCAAAAACCTCTCATGACCTTAATCTCAATACAGGTGGTACTTTGAGAGCTCGACATTTCTATTTCGGAGGTACCTTAGACAACCCTGCATATATGGTTGAACGATAATATTAAACTGATTAAGACATCAATAATTTCTTCCCTTCACAAAATTAGAGTAATTGGATATCATTTACTCATATAACTTATGAATGGTTGAACGATCGAGTAGATTTTGATCCCTATAACTAATTTTTGCCTTGCAATTATTAGAATAGCAttctttttatgacagctttcttTTTGAACTGTATTTTATTATGAATTTAGTTGACTTTATCCAAGCAAAACTGCACTCTTTGGACACCTATTCTTACAggacctaaaaagaaaaaaaataggttAGTGAATAAATAAATATGCAGGCAAATGATTATTGGTGCCAAAGCACAACTCAGGATGGCACAAGAATAACTCAAAAGATACTTTATTTGATAATAAAAATAGATTTATTTTACTTGCTTAAAAAACATCTATGCAACAAAAGGTCTCTACGACTTTAAGATCCACTATGCAAAACATCTCTGAAATGCTTATATACTGGTAAATTTGTTCTCTCCAGTGGAAGTGTTCCCACACTTGTGAACAAGCTAATTCCAGCCAATCTAGTAAATAGCATACAGTAAACATTCAAATACCATGAACAGTTATCCTGTTGTTTCAATGATTCACCTTCCCTAGATTTATCCTTCATCACACACTAAAAGCATCCAAGTTAATTGCACATTCAACATCATTCAAGTTGTCTTCAACCTCCAGGAATCTGTTGGTCCCTGAGATTAGCTGGCTGAGAGAGGAGGCAGGACTCATGATTTATGTCAAACATCAATGTCATGGTGGTAATGCCAATGGTATTAAAAGAATCATGTGCCACTGTTTGCTGCAAAAACAAACAAGGAGACTCATCAAGATAAGAACCCATCAGAACATGGGTTGATGGGGTGAGATGGGACTAGGAGCCTTCACAATAGAGATGATTAGTGAATGGTTACTCATGTTCCCCAACTCAATGTAGGGAGTAAAACCCCAACAGTCCAAGTTGTTGGATTGTACCACAAGCATGATCTGATCACAGCTAACCTCAGATAGGTATCACAAAGAAAGGAGCACATAAATTAAAAGCACAAAACCATGGTACTCAATCCTACCATTTGATGAATCTCAAAATCCAACACCACATGCTCCTTGGACAGCTGCTCTAACTAGATCATATCTCAAATCAAATAGCATGCTTATATATCCAAAGATTACAGCCGAAAAGAAGGCACTTGGATTTAGAATGAATGAACCAAAACTACTTCTTTGCCAGAATTGTGCATATCAAAGCTTTGCCAGAATGACATTTCTAATTATAATGCATACTTTTAAGTGCTGATGATCTCCACCTAGTAATATGTTGAAATTAAAACTTTTTAAAAGCAACAGAACCTAGCTCTCAGCAAGTTCAGCAGAATCCTAGTGGATAAGCAGTCatatatttgatcatgaaaacaaAATATATGAAATCAGTTTTTGTATCTGAAATAACTGAGAACTTGTGAACTACCTGCTGAAATCCAAGACAAAATCAAAGGCAAAACAAGGCAACATTAGACACACATGTCGAAAGTTAGCTACAGATGAATGATTCAATATACACTTAAATTTGGCATAAGCAGCAGCATAAGAAGATGACCAAATACAAGCACTCAGATCTACAAATTGAACATGTATAGACACAATTGAAAGTAGTAGTGAAGAAAAACTTTGAGAACCTACTAGTGTTCGTGATAAATAAAAAGAACAAAgtataacaaaagaaaacaatcccataattgttttggatatctTGCATTTCATGCTCTCTATACATTCATTTCCCTGCACCTACTTCTCATTATCACTTGCTCTGTCAACCATTTAttcacaaatcaaaacatatataataatttaaattactaTGGAGAGGTTGCTACCATTCCCACCCTCCCCTTATCTTTGCCTTCTCAAACTTTGCTTCATTTCCATGATGGAAGTCCCATGCATTGAGCAACAATCTTCAGTACAGTTTGCCTCTTTCATCTAAATTCTCCAAGCTGTTTACGAGAAGCAACATAGGGAGACATAAAAACATGGCTAATAAATTGAACACTTGATGGAGCATAAGAATCCcaaatgaatgaagaaatttctTGTCCAATGGAGGGTGGGACGAGGACAATTCTCAAAAGAATCAATAGATATGAGGGGGAGGTGGTGATGCATATGAGACTCCGACCACGGGTGGCAATGGACCTTCATAAGGTGCTGGTGGAGGTGGTGGCTCAATGCAAGGAGGTGAGGGCGGAGGTGGCGAGAAGTAGTGATACACCGGTAGCGGAGGTGAGTATTGAGGTGGCGGTGGAGAATAATAATGCATGGGTGGTGGCGGtgacggtggtggtggtgatggaggAGGGGGGGATGGCGGAGGCGGCGAAGGTGGCGGTGGCGGGGGAGAATAAACCGGCGGAGGTGGAGACGGAGGAGGCGgcgaaggtggcggcggcgggggaGAATAAACTGGCGGAGGTGGAGACGGAGGAGGCGgcgaaggtggcggcggcgggggaGAATAAACCGGCGGAGGTGGAGACGGAGGAGGTGGGgatggaggcggcggcggagggagAGCCGGCACGAACGGTTTGCAACGGAAAACACTACAGTCCACCGGGTGCGCCAAGAACGACTTGCATTGCTTCTCCGACCGCTGCAACGGGCGCTCGGGCAAGCAGTTCCTCTTGTCGTCGAATGACTGCACCTTCAAGCAGGACGGCGGCTCGCCGGTGAAGAAATTATATGAGAAGGTGAAGTTTTGAAGGTGCGGTAGCACGCAGATAGACTCTGGAATGCGCCCCGACAACAAGTTGTGCGCGACATCCAGCTGTTCCAGGCTGACCATGCCTCTGATCTCCTCCGGTAGCGGCCCTAGCAGCTGGTTGAAGCTGACGTCGAACACGGTCAGCTTCCTAAGCAGGCCGATCTCCGAAGGGAGGCAGGATCGAAGCCCGTTGTTCATGAGGATGATCTCGTTCAAGGTGTTCGACATATTGCCGAGACTGGCTGGGAGGCAGCCGCGGAAGCGGTTGTTGGCGAGGACGATGACGGAGACGGGGGAGTTACCGAGGTTGTCGGGGACGTCGAAGGCGAAGCGGTTGTGGTTGATGAAGATCGCGTCCAGGGGCTTGTCGAAGAGCTCGCGGGGGACCGCGCCCTCGAACTCATTGAAGCGTATGTCAAGGAACTTGAGTGAGGGGAGATCGAGGAGAACACGGGGGAACTTTCCGGCGAAGCGATTGTTGCTGAGGTCGATCTCGAAGAGGCGACCGAGGTTGCAGAACTTGTGGGGGACGGTGCCGCAGAAGCGGTTGGAGTTGATGTGGAAGAGGGCGAGGTCTGTCAAGAGGCCGAGCTCCTCTGGGAGGTACCCGGCGATGTCGGCGTGGTTGAGGTCGATGCCGGCGACGACGTTGAGGGAGCTATTGCAGGGCAGAGGAGCGCAGTAGACACCACGGTAGGTACAGACGTTGGGGCCGACCCAGTTTCCGGTGAAATTCTGGGGGTCGGACAAGATGGCCTGCTTCCATGCCTGGAGGGCGACGTAGGCGTCGCGGAGGCGGGGGTTCGGGAAGTGGAAGGAGGGGTCGACGCTCACCCGCTCGCCGCGGTCGCCGTACTCATCGAGATAGTACAGCAGCTGCCGCCTGCGGATGAGTCCGGCCTCGGCGTCCGTGAGGCCATGGCTGCTGAAGGCGGCCGCTGTCGTGGCCGCAAACACAACAATTGAGATCAGGAACAGGAGGACCAGATGATTCTTCTCCGATCTGCTTCCCCTCTTCATCTCATCCTCGAACAATGATTACAGGAATTGGGATAGGAAAAGAGAAGGGAACGAGGTACGAGTTGGGAGGGCAGATGGTAATATCTCGGAGTACGAGCAGCTCCAAAGCTCGTGAAAGCTTTTTGTTATCGAGGGTATTGGGAGGGCTGATGCGTGGCTGCCTCCGCTAATCTCGCTTCTATACCCGCGCGCCGGCCGGCCGACCCGTCTTTTGGTTCaatttaaaacgaaagctgcttgGTTCGGCTTTTTTTTTCCGGTTCTTTTATTTAAATTGATGGACGGCTTAGTTTCAACGACTTTATTAGCTGGATTCGAATGGGAAAGGAAGAGACATGGAATAAGCCAAAGGAATGTACCGCTAGACCGAGACCGGCTTAATCATAAATGAGAAGGCTTGAAGGCCGGTTTAATTTGGGGTGGTTTTGTCCGTTGATTAGGCGGACGCGGAGAAGAGAACGGCGTTCATTTTTTTCGAGGGCGCACCATTGGACTTAAATGTCTAAAATGCCCCTGGTGCAGGTTCCGAACCGACGGCCAACGCGGTGGCCATTTGGCGCATGGGGCAGGGAGAAAAGACGAGCCGTTGAGGATAATACTGTCATTTCGACGTCTCATGTGGACGCGTGCATGGATGATGCGGCTCAGTTCGAAGCCGACGGGCATGTGCGCGGGCCCCACGAGTCGCGGCGAGTGCGCCTCCCCCCGACCTCGTCACGTCCCAACTCCTGTTCCGAATCCAAATCACCCTCCGACGTGGTCCAAATTTAGGCAGCTGGCCCTCCGCGATCACCATCACTGTGGCCAAATCCCTCCTACGATTAGGTCACGAAATAACCAGCGAAAAAAAACATATTACTGCCTCTCATCAAGTAGTGGAGCCGTTCCTGTTGCTAATCAACGATATTAGTGGGAGGCCACACAGCTCATGTCCTCATCAGAACCACAAAAAAAACagcgttaataataataataataataatgtgatcCAATACATATGGATCGGTATATGCAGTGTTGAATGGAGAATTTTATGCGATGCACAAGCAAAACGTATTGCTTTGGAACTCCGCCGTTTCACAGCTGTTCTGCGATAAGGATCAAGTTGTCACCTTTGGCTACAGCCATGCATGACTCATTTTCTTGGTATCACTGGGAAGGTTCTCCATACGACCAGGCTAAGCCATTTGTGTGGGTTGTTGTTTCACCTCTCGAAGAGCGATTGTATGTTGACGATTAGTTGGACTCCAAATTGATACGCCACATTCTAATGGTGCATGATCAGTGTGATTAAAAGCCTTGAGGAGAGGCTACACTAGATAGCAAGGGACGGGTTATGTTCTATGTATCAAACAAAGGTGCGCAGCAAGAAACAATTGAGAGCTAGGTAGATATGGCCCCCTCCATGAAAGAAAAGTAGAACCTTCCAAATGCCAGTGGGCAAGTAGCTGTACTCCAATCTCTAATCTTTCCTCCATGGCTCCTCCGTCGCTCGACCTCATCCTTCCACTTCTCTCTTATCTTCTCAATCCAATACCCCACACACACACCCGAGAGAAGTATCGTCATTATCATTCTTATTAATATTACCAAATGTTATCTCTTCCTGTGTGGACTTGGAAACCCAGTTTGACTGCAGAACGTGAA
The window above is part of the Musa acuminata AAA Group cultivar baxijiao chromosome BXJ2-6, Cavendish_Baxijiao_AAA, whole genome shotgun sequence genome. Proteins encoded here:
- the LOC103986977 gene encoding leucine-rich repeat extensin-like protein 3, which encodes MKRGSRSEKNHLVLLFLISIVVFAATTAAAFSSHGLTDAEAGLIRRRQLLYYLDEYGDRGERVSVDPSFHFPNPRLRDAYVALQAWKQAILSDPQNFTGNWVGPNVCTYRGVYCAPLPCNSSLNVVAGIDLNHADIAGYLPEELGLLTDLALFHINSNRFCGTVPHKFCNLGRLFEIDLSNNRFAGKFPRVLLDLPSLKFLDIRFNEFEGAVPRELFDKPLDAIFINHNRFAFDVPDNLGNSPVSVIVLANNRFRGCLPASLGNMSNTLNEIILMNNGLRSCLPSEIGLLRKLTVFDVSFNQLLGPLPEEIRGMVSLEQLDVAHNLLSGRIPESICVLPHLQNFTFSYNFFTGEPPSCLKVQSFDDKRNCLPERPLQRSEKQCKSFLAHPVDCSVFRCKPFVPALPPPPPPSPPPPSPPPPVYSPPPPPPSPPPPSPPPPVYSPPPPPPSPPPPSPPPPVYSPPPPPPSPPPPSPPPPSPPPPSPPPPMHYYSPPPPQYSPPLPVYHYFSPPPPSPPCIEPPPPPAPYEGPLPPVVGVSYASPPPPHIY